The following is a genomic window from Polaribacter atrinae.
TTCATAGAGCGAATAAAATATTAGCACAGTTAGAAAAAAACAATAAAAGCGGTCAAGTTAAAGATGTTTTAAAACAAGAACAAAATGAAGAAATGCAACTCAGCTTTTTTCAGTTAGATGATCCGTTATTAGAAAATATTAAAGAAGAAATTTTAGCAACAAATATTGATACTTTAACGCCTATTGAAGCCTTGATGAAGTTGAATGAAATTAAACGAATGTTGATTAAAAAGTAATGGTAAATAATTTAGAACAAGGTTTTTTCGGCATTGGAATTCAGAATGGAAAAACGCCCGAAAATTTAGGAGTTCTTTGGCGTTCTGCCCAAAATATGGGTGCTAGTTTTATTTTTACAATTGGTAATCGCTATGCTAAACAAGCTTGCGACACACACAAAGCAACAGGTGCAATGCCTTATTTTCATTACGAAACTTTTGAGGATTTCTTTAACAACCTCCCAAAAGGTGCTATGTTAGTGGGTGTAGAATTAGACGAAAAAGCAGTACAATTAGAAACTTTTACCCATCCTAGACGTTGTGTTTACTTATTAGGCGCAGAAGATCATGGAATGTCTAAATTAGCTATTGAAAAATCGCATCATTTAGTAAAGTTCAAATCTGAATTAAGCTTAAATGTTTCTGTTGCCGGAAGCATTATTATGTATGATCGGCAAGCGAAGTTTAATTTTTAAGTCTAAGAGAATTAAAATTACTTTCTATTAAGAAGCGTTGTTTTATTTTAATCGCAACTAATTTTGATAAAGCACTAATTTAGTAATTTTTCATAAACAGTGTTGTGTCACATTATTTTCTATTTTGGTTCAAACTTCCATTCAAAATCTGGTGTTATCATTGATTTGAAATCTTCCATTAAAAAATTCTTATAATCTTTATCTTCAGGTTTGAGGTCTTTCCATATAATAACATTTTTTTCAATTGTAGCATATTTTGAAAAAGTAATATCAAATTTCCCAATAGATTTATTGATGTTTTTAAGTTCTACAATATAAAACCGTTTTACTTTTAAGTTATTATCTACAAAATTTGGATGAATAGCCATATTTATTCCTTAATAATTAGACTGCTTGCTTGGATATATTAAAATATCGGTTGCAAAATTATGTCTTGCATATAAAGTCCTATGTGCTAAAGTCGCTGATAATTCATAACTATTATCGTTAATAAAAATATTCTGAAGATATTTTGTCAACTCTACAATTCCTGCTTGTTTATCTAAATTTATTCTCTCATCGATTGGTTTCTGCAATTGTTCACTTTCTTTATTTTTTAGCACGTTAAAGTTATTGTCAGGATGCAAATCTGTTTGTATAAATGTTTGAAAAGCTAGTTTTTCGTTTGATTTTTTAAGTTCCCATTTTGAAATACAATATTTTTTACCTTCTAAATTATTTTCTCTAAGAACTTCCATAAGTGAAATCATAGGATTGTCAGAGCAATAAAAAACAGGGAATTTAGGGAAGTTACATCTTCCAAATCCAACTAAATTAATTGGTGGATAACTATGTTCTGAAAATAAATTTTTGTTATTGAATGAATTTAATTCTCTAACTCCATAAAAAGGTAAACCAAAATTTTTATGTTCAATAAATTTAAAAATATTTGGTAAAAACTCAAATTCAGTTTGAATCAAAGCTTCAATTTTCTTTACAAAATTCTCAACATTATCTGATTTATTAAATTTTGAAAATTCAAGTTTTTTTAATCTTTCTATAGATTTGATTGTTTCTTTAAGACTTGGAAATTTTTCTATATCTAAATTCATTTTTTAATGTTGCACAACGTTTTTGTATAAGCTTTGTTTCCTGTTTTAATCAGTGAAGTTAATAAAATAAAACACAAACCAAGAAAATCCGCGAGGACTTTCGCAAGTGAGCAAAAAGCCAGTAATAAAATTTATAAGGTGTTATATGCCGCTATTTTTCCATTTATTTAATTTGTTACGGTCTAATTTTTCGTCAATTTTGTATTCAAATGCTCTAATTATCTTGTCATTTTCAATATTAAAAAACAGAACTCCATAATCGTTAAGTTTGACACACGGAATTTGTCTGTCTTTATTTTCGTATTGAAAAATCTCTGTCCATAAGCCCATCATATTTTTACGTTCAAAATAAACGCTGTCAATAAACGACTTTTTTGTCCTGCCGAAATAACGGCTAATACAAACAAAGTCGTCTGAGGTGATTTTATACAATCTTTCAAATTCTTTCACATTACAACAGTCAACAAAAATCTTCATCAATTCAATTGTCTTTTCGTCATTTATTAAGTATGTGTAGTTTTTATGATTTACGATTTTGTCAAGAGTTTTATATTGTTGCCTAACTTCGGAGTCTGTCGGATTAATTTCCAACGCCATTTTATAATACTTCAATGCTACTTCGTCTGCACTGTCGTTTGAGAAGCTTAGATTTTTCTCTGCTGTTACTATGTATTCTTTGAATTGCTCTAAATTCTCCATTTTATAAAGCATATAATATGTTGAATGAAAGTCCTGAATTGGTTTTCAAAAAATCAGTTTCTCTTTCTTTAAGTAATTCTATGATTTCTTCTGTTGTCATTGCCCTTTTATATATGTGTAATAACGTTGTTGTGTTATGGAAAGTTACGTATTTAAGCAATGAATTTACTAAATTAAATACGAACAGCGAAATTCCGAAGGAATTTCCCAAGTGAGCTATAATTAGCAATAAAGTTTATACAGCTTAAGTTAGCAGCTTTATTTTATTTCAAATTCTTTCACTATTGAATTTATTGGAATTGCTTTGACTTTCTCACCTTGCAATAAAAAAATTACATTTTTCGTTTTTCCAATTACTATTCCATTAACATTTTCATTGTCAGAGTATTTTAAGTTTATTGGAGAACCTCTTTGTTTGTTTATTTGTGAATTTTCCATAAAAATCAGCAGAAAGGTAAAGGTAGAAAATAAAAAGAATGAAAAATAAAGAGTACCTGTAAGAATTGAACCAGCTTTTTTTATCCCAACCAAAGTTCATTCTCGAGTAATTTTTAGGGATTTTTTTTTCATAAAAACTATCAAGTTTAGAAAATAGAAAAACTAATATTATTGTGATTGTAGAAAATAATAATATTTTAAAATCTGAAAAAGGAGCTACTAAAAAATCAAAAACATCTGCATAATCAAAAATATTGATTCCGAATTCCGAGTATTTTTGATAAGTAAAAAGCATTCCAATTCCAACAATCAAAATATAGAAAACTGTAATAACTGTTTGTATTTCTTTAAAAATAAGTTCGTAAGTATCTTTAATTAATCCTTCTTTCATATTCTTGGTCATATTGCTGCTAACGTTGTTGTGTTATGGAAAGTTGCGATTTTGTGAACGAGGAATTTCCAGCGGAAATTCCGAAGTTAGCAAAAAAGCAACAAGTTTTAAATTAAGCTAAATATAGCATTTTTTTATACAAGGTGTTGGCTACAGTTTTTTTATTTCTTTTGTTAATAAATGTAAATATGTATCTTTTCCAAAAGTTAATTTCATGGTTTTTTCATCTATTGGATTTGAGTTGTAAGGAACTTTTCTAATTTCGTGTTTTTCACAAATTAAATCTGCAATTGAATTCTTTGAGATTCGAAATTTTAAGTACTCATTATTTTTTGTCTTTAAAAAACGATTGAATTATTTCGGGAATATTTACTAAACCCAAAAATGGAAAAATAAATTTTAAAAATCTCTTAATATATTCATAGCGTTTTTAGTTTAAATTTTTGGCAATAGTTTTTTACTAGCTATAATTTTATATTCATATTTGTTTCCAAACAACCAACTCCATTTTCTCTTGTAATATGGGTCTTTCATTTTGATTATTCTTTTTCCTTTCTCCGAAATTGGATAAATTCTTTTTCCTTCTATTTCAAATATTCGAGTATTTAATATTTTTGGTGTTTGTGAAATACTATCTTTTATACTCATACTTATCGGTTTCCACATAAAAATATAAAAATCAAAAGTCAGTTTGTTTTCCTTTATTTTATATTCTCCATATTCACTCCAACTCAAATCATATTCATTTGTCCATTTAAAAGTTTTGTCAGGATATAACTCAAAAGATTCCAAAAGAAAAGTTTCTCTTAAATTACCTTTTATTCTAATTGTGTCCTGTCCGAAAGATTTTTGGTAGTTAAAAATCAAAATCAGAATGAAAATCTTCAATATGTTTTTCGTTTTCCTCAAATTGTAGCCAACGGTTTGATATCACTATCAAAAGTTCTTTTATCCCATTATTTAATGGTTTTGCTTACTTCTGTGATTTTCAAAAGTTATATTCCTCTGTTTTTTTATATTTTTGAAATGAGCGCTTAAATTTCAGTTACTTTTTTAGCAATCTGTTTTTATCCAAATTTACAACAAAAAGAATATTTTTGTGCCCCTATAATGCTAAGAAATAAAATATCGGTTAGTCTTTTTTCAATTGTATCCAAGTAAGACGATGCCATAATTTTTCTAAAGGCCCTTGTCCGTATTTGTTTATCCACCATTTAAAAAAGTAAAACTGAATAATCCACAATACAATACCGATTCCTAAACTTACCGTATGTCTTACATTTGGCCCTAAACCTAAGCCGTAACCAAAAAATACAAAGCTTCCTAATATAGATTGTAGCACATAGGCTGTTAAGCTCATACGACCAACATAACGCAAACCACCTACTAGTTTTCTAAACCCACCATATTGATAAAGCAACATAAAACCAGAGACTAATACAAATGTAAAGCTCAAGTTTTGATACATGGTAATGGCTTTTCCTAAAGAACCCACCACCACTTTTGTTTCTACCAAAGCAGCAAAATTTTCACCCAAGAAATAAAGCGGTATAAAAGCAATAGCAGCCACCACAAGCATTCTTTTCCAGAAACGAATAGAAGCATTACTAATAACAAATAGATCTTTAATACCTAGCCAATAGCCTAATACAAATAGTCCTGCAGTTTGTACGGTTCTACCTACTTGTAAAGACCAATAGAAAGTTACTTTATGTCCGTAAAGCGTGTTTGATTTTACTAAATCAAAAAAAGAATCACTCAATTGCCCTTCTTTAAGCATACGCCACAAATTACCTGTAGGCAAAACGGGTAAAACATAATCTGGGTCTATTAATGATTGTACATAATGCCACAACTCAATTGGCTGTAATAAAAGTAAAAAAGCCGCTAATAAAACAAAATTAGAAGACCAACCACGTACAAGAATAAGCACTACTCCTACCATGGCATAAAGTGACAGTATTTCTCCAGGGAAAAAGGCTCCGTTTACAATAGCAAATCCAACTAAGAGAATAAGTCGCCAAAAAAAACGACCTCCAAAATCTACACCAGCTTTAGCTTGCTTGCGATACATCATACTAAACGTAAGTCCGAAAAGCAATGCAAAAATGGCATACCCTTTACCTCCAAAGAGAAAAAACAACGTATCCCAAATATAACCATCTAACGTAGTTAACCATACTGGTTGTAAAGAAGCATCTGGAAATACATAAAAATTGAAATGCTCTATACTATGTAAAAGCATAATGGCTAAAATAGCGAAACCACGAAGCGCATCAACAGCATCTAATCTTTGCTTAGTGTTAGGTACGGAAGCTTTCATATGTAAGTTTTTGTGTAAAAATAAGGAATGATTTTAGCTTAAAAAAGCATAATCTATTGAATATAATATTCCACTTAACAATTCATTATAAGAGAAAAGAGCACCTATCACCCCAAAAAAAAGAGGAGAATTATTTTTTACTAAAACGTCTAGATACTTTGTATAAAAAATAGACCAATGCTGCTAAAAAAACTATTTGAATTACTTGCCAAATAAGAATACCTGCACTAAAATCATTTATTATTTCTTCCATAGTTTATGCTATTTTAATCAATATTTTTAATAATTATCTCTTAGTTCCTCAAATATCATTTGCATTCTCTTTTTTACTTCGCCGTTAGAATGCATGTAATGATTATTCATATAACTAAAAATCAATATTTTACCCGAGTTTGTAATTAAGTATCCGCTTAAATTATAATTATTTCCTAAAGTACCAGATTTTGCATGAATATACGGTTTTGGATTTCCAGAAAACCAATTTTTTAAAGTGCCTGATTTCCCTCCTACAGGAAAAAACTGAAACAATCTTTTTTCTGGCATATTTTGATACATTTTGGTTAAAACTTCTACAAAAGAAATAGGGGTAAATAAATTATACCTACTTAAACCAGAACCATCTACCCAGCGTGGTTTTTGTTTTAAATCTTGTAATTGATGTTCTAAAATAAAGTTTCTTGCTTTTGCAGAACTCAATGTATCTGAAAGTGTTGAGGATGCTAAAACTAAAATCTGTTCTGCTAAAAAATTATCGCTTACTTCCATCATTCTTTTAAATAATGAATCTTTAGGAATGCTATAGGCAATTGTAGCTGGTTTTAAAGGCGATTTATCTATCAAACCTACTTTGTTAGGTAGAATATCATTCCAGAGACTTAAAAGTAAAGAATCATTTATAATCATCGGAATTTCGGTGTCTCTTTTTCTATTTTTTCCGAAGTAAAAAGAATTAGAAAGCTCTTTTCTCCCATAACTTCTATCTGTGATTTTTAATTTATCAGCAAAATAAGTTGGGGTTAGTTTTATAGAATATTCATTTTGTATTGCAACGACATTTCCATACATTGGAAAAGCACTAACTTCTGGACTAAAATAACTATCGAAGTCTTCCCAAGCCCAACCTGGTCCGTATTTTTTATCAGAAATATTATTAGCAAGTAAATGTACTTTTTTATATTTTTTTGCCAATTTTAAAGCGGTACTGTCTTTAAAAAATGGATGTAAAAAAGTAGGATCTCCTGTGGCTTGTATGGTAAGTGTATCTTTATTTACAGCGTATTTAAAAGCCGGAATTGAATCTGGCAACATTTCTAAACCTGTAAAAAGTGTAAAAATTTTGGTATTACTAGCAGGAGTAAAATACTTATCTGCATTATAATTATAAAGTATTTTATCTGCTGTTACATCATAAATATAAATTCCTGTAAATTGATTATCAAAAAAAGAAGTTGTTATTTTTTGATCGATACTTTTAGCTAATTTAACAGTTTTACAGCTTGTAAAATACACGGTTACAAACAAAGTTACAAGGACTCTTTTAAGCATTTAAATTGTTTTTGATATATTTTTTTTCTAAACTACAAATATTTTGGTTTGTGAAGTTTATATATTGAATAAATATTTACCTTTGTAGTATATGAATACAATTCTTTTATTTATTAGTGGTCCAGAAATAATGGTTGTCATGTTAATTGTGGTAATGCTTTTTGGTGCAGATAAGATTCCTGAAATTGCTAGAGGATTAGGAAAAGGAATGCGTCAAGTAAAAGATGCAACCAACGATATTAAGAGAGAGATTAACGAAAGTTCTAAATTACCAAAAGCAGAAACTGATTCTGCAAAAGAAGTTACTCAAGGTGTTGGTGAAGATTTTAAAAAAATTCAAAACGACCTTAATAAAGGAATCAATTCTGTAAAGCAAGATATTGAAGATTTAACTGGTCCTATAAAGCGTAATTTTTAATTTCTACTTTATTCTAAATTTATTCTTAGAATAATGTAGTACCCTTTTTTTTAAAAAAAAATCACCTTTACTTCGCAGTAAGAAAAATCATATTTATACCCGTTAAAACAGAAACTATTTTACTCTAGTTATTGTTAAACCATCTCTAATAGGTAAAAGTACAGTTTCTACTCTATCGTCTGTATTAAGCAATTTATTGTACTCTAAAAGCACTTTAGTGTCTTTGTCTTTAGGATCTAATTTTTCAACTACTTTTCCACTCCAAAGTACATTATCAGACAAAATAATTCCGCCAGAATTCATTTTATCAATAATTAAATGAAAATAATTGATGTAATTAGATTTGTCAGCATCAATAAAAACCAAATCAAATTTCTCATCAATGGTAGGAATAATCTCTATTGCATTACCAACAAATTGTGCTATTTGATTTCTAAAGCCAGATTTCTCAAAGTATTTATTTTGTAGTGTTTCTAATTCTTCATTTTTATCTAACGTAAAAATTTTTCCTTCGGATGCCAAACCTTCTGTTAAACACAAAGCAGAATAACCAGTATAAGTACCAATTTCTAAGATGTTTTTTGGCTGAATTAATTTTGAAATCATAGACAATACTCTCCCTTGAAAAGCACCGCTTAACATTCTAGGATTCAAAACCTTTTGCCAAGTTTCTCTGCTTAATTCTTGTAAAATTGTAGGTTCTTGTTGTGAGTGATCTACAACGTAAGTATCAATATTTTCTGGTAAAAAATGCATCTTATAACTGGTCGAGCGCAGTCGAGACCTTATTAAGTTTCTTTAAAAATCCTCTCGACTGCACTCGAAAGGTAAAAAACAAAAGTACAAAAAAACGGAATCTATATTTCTATAAATCCCGTTTCAATCTAACAAAAAATCAAAAAATGTAGTTTTTTAAAAACTACCAAAATATTTTTATTCTTTAATTTTATTCAACTCTATTTTTAGAGCTTCCTTTTCTTCTTTACTAAGGCAACGGTTTGTTGTTTTGCAACTTTTTGCATGCCCTTTGTATACCTTTGTAAGTGTATTATTTTGCTTTGTGTATAATGAGCAAATTTTACATCTTAAAAAATGAATACTTAATTTCACTTTTTCCCCTAGAGTAGCAGCACCATATTGGCTTTTATCACAAATGGTTGTAGCTTCATCGCAGGTAATTTTTAAATTTTTAAACATGTCTTAATTATTAAACCAATTATCTTCCATACATTTTCTGAGCTGTGTTCTTGCCCTATGAATGATAACCCATAAATTTGACGCTGTAATATCTAATTCCTTACAAATTTCTTCAGTTTCAAACTCTTGTATGGTTTTCATTCTAAAAACCATTGCATATTTTTCAGGCAAAGCATCTATACAAGATTCTAACTGACTTTTTAATTCTTCATTTTCAATGGTTTTTTCAGATTGATTATCCCAGCTTTTTGGCACTCTCTCTTCCAACCAATTACCTTCATTTTCGCCATCATCATAAAAATTCATTCTAACTTCGGCTTGTCCTTTTTTAGAATTTATTTTTCTGTAATAATCTATTATTTTTCTTTTTAATATAGAAATCAACCAAGTTCTTTCTGTAGATTTTCCTTGAAAATTTTTAGCAGATTTTAATCCGGCAAAAAAAGTATCTTGAACTAAATCTTTAGCTAAATCACTATTATTTACACGTACAACAGCATAATTATACATATAATCTGCATAATTATCTATCCATTTGTCTGTGTTTAATACAACTTGCTCTTGTGTCATCTATATAAATAAAAACCAAATATAATGTTATTTTTTAATCTTTGCTCTTTACAATTCTTACTTCTTTTTATATCTGTCAAATAATAAACGACATTTTTGTTCTTAGAAAATTAAATCTAAATTTATAATTAGCCAACAATAAACTTACATAAATAATCTATTCTTAAAATTTTATCTTCTTAAGATTAACGAAAGATTAACTAGTATAATATTTGATGCTTTTCCTTACATTTACATACTATTTAAAAAACAAAAAGTATGTCAACAGCAAAAAAAGAATACAAAAAAGTTACAGTAAAATCTTTGGTAGATATGAAGAAGAATGGAGAGAAAATTTCCATGTTAACTGCCTATGATTTTACAATGGCAAAAATTTTAGATGGAGCTGGTATCGATGTTCTTTTGGTTGGTGATTCTGCTTCTAATGTTATGGCGGGCCATGAAACTACATTGCCTATTACACTAGATCAAATGATTTATCATGCAAGTTCTGTTGTTAGAGCTATAACTAGATGTTTGGTAGTTGTAGACTTACCTTTTGGTAGCTATCAATCGGATCCAAAAGAAGCGTTACGTTCTGCGATTCGAATTATGAAAGAAAGCGGTGGACATTCTATAAAACTAGAAGGTGGTAAAGAAATTAAAGAGTCAATTAAACGTATTTTAAATGCCGGAATTCCAGTAATGGGGCATTTAGGTTTAACGCCACAATCTATCTATAAATTTGGTACATATACTGTTAGAGCAAAAGAAGAAGAAGAAGCAGAACAATTAATGGAAGATGCTTTAATGTTAGAAAGATTAGGCTGTTTTGCCGTTGTTCTAGAAAAAGTACCTGCTAAATTAGCACAAGAAGTTGCAGAGGCAATCTCTATTCCGGTAATTGGTATTGGCGCCGGAAATGGTGTTGATGGTCAAGTTTTAGTTACCCACGATATGCTAGGAATGACTCATGAATTTCATCCTCGTTTTTTACGTAGATATTTAGATATGCATACAGAAATGACAGGCGCTTTTCAATCTTATATTGGCGATGTAAAAAGTGGAGATTTTCCAAGCGATAAAGAACAATATTAAGTATCGATGATTGGATAGTTAGATTATTGGATTGTTGGATTGTTGGATTTTACATAAACATTCTAAAAATTAGATGAATGAAATTTACAATTTTCTAACAATCTAATTATCTAAAAAATTATAAAAATGCATCGGTATAAAGATTTAAAATTTTGGCAATTAAGTAGAGTATTTTGTAATGATATTTACATTATTACTAAGTCTTTTCCTATAGATGAAAAGTTTGGATTAATTTCTCAATTAAGAAGAGCCGTAGTATCTATTCCTTCTAATAATGCAGAAGGAGCAGCAAGAAGTTCTAATAAAGATTTTAAACGTTTTCTAAGAATTTCTTTAGGATCTTGTTATGAAATTGAAACACAACTTTTAATTTCTTTTGATTTAGGGTTTCTTGAAAAAGAAGAACTTGAAAAACTTAATAACACGCTTCAACAAATTATTAAAATGATGTCTAAGTTTAATTCTTCTCTAAAAATCTAAAACTCCAACAATCTAAAATACTAAAAATGAAAATTTTACACCTAGACTCAAATCACGCGCTCTTAATAAATCAATTAAATGATTTAGGATATCAAAACGATGAAGATTACATTTCATCCAAAGAAGAAATTATAACTAAAATTCACAACTACGATGGTTTTATCATTAGAAGTAGGTTTTCTATTGATAAGGCATTTTTAGACAAAGCCACCAACTTAAAGTTTATTGGACGTGTTGGTGCAGGTTTAGAAAACATAGACTGTGCGCATGCAGAAAGCAAAGGAATTGCATTAATTGCTGCTCCAGAAGGAAATAGAAACGCTGTTGGAGAACATTCTTTAGGTATGTTATTATCACTTTTTAACAAGCTAAACAAAGCTGATAAAGAAGTTAGAAACGGAAAATGGTTGCGCGAAGAAAATCGCGGAATTGAGCTAGATGGTAGAACAGTTGGGTTAATTGGTTACGGAAATATGGGGAAATCTTTTGCAAAAAAACTACGTGGTTTTGATGTAGAAGTTTTGTGTTATGATATAAAACCAAATGTTGGCAATGCAAATTGCAAACAAGTTTCTTTAACAGAATTACAAGAAAAAGCAGACGTTTTAAGTTTACATACACCACAAACGCCACTTACTGAAAACATGATAAATTCTGATATTATCAATGGTTTTAAAAAGAATTTTTGGTTGATAAATACGGCTCGTGGAAAATCTGTGGTTACCAAAGATTTAGTTTCAGCTTTAAAAACTGGTAAAATTTCAGGTGCTGGTTTAGATGTTTTAGAGTACGAAAAAGCATCTTTCGAAAACCTTTTTTCTGATGATAAAATGCCAGAAGCTTTTCAATATTTAATCAATTCAGAAAATGTTTTATTGTCTCCTCATGTTGCCGGTTGGACTGTTGAAAGTAAAGAAAGGTTGGCACAAACCATAGTAGATAAAATTAAGGCAAAATTTTGTTAACTTGTATGCATCTAAATTGATGTTATGCAACCAAAGATTATTTCACCAGAAGATTATATAAATCAAGCCTTAGAAGAACGAAAAGAGTCCCTTAATAAATTACGTAAAACCATCTTAGAAAACCTTCCAAATGGTTTTGAAGAAGGGATACAATACGGAATGATTGCTTATTATGTTCCGCATTCATTGTATCCAAAAGGATATCATTGCACCCCAAAAGAACCTTTGCCTTTTATGAGTTTTGCTTCTCAGAAAAACTCCATTAATTTATACCATATGGGTATCTATGCGGTTCCAGAAATTTATAATTGGTTTGTAAACGAATATCCAAAGCATTGCAAACGTAAATTGGATATGGGTAAAAGTTGCATACGTTTTAAAAAAATAGAAGAAATCCCTTTTGAATTAATTTCACAATTATGTCAAAAAATTACAGTTGACAAATGGATTGAAATTTACGAAACGAATATAAAAAAGAACTAAAAATGAAAAATAGAGTTACAGGAATTGGTGGGATATTTTTTAAATCTACAGATGCAAATGCAGCAAAAGAATGGTACAAAAATCACTTAGGTTTTGATACTGATGATTGGGGTTGTACTTTTTGGTGGAAAGATAAAAACGGAAATAAATGCTCTACACAATGGAGTCCGTTTGCAGAAGATACCAAACATTTTGAACCTTCTAAAAAAGACTTTATGTTTAATTATAGAGTAGAAAATTTAGTAGAATTGATAGCAGAATTAAAAAAAGAAGGCGTTACTATTGTTGGTGAAATACAAGAATACGACTATGGTAAATTTGGTTGGATTTTAGACAACGAAGGAAACAAAATAGAGCTTTGGGAACCTATTGATGAGGCTTTTATTTAGAATTAGAAATCAAGAAATTAATCAGAAAAAACATGACAGAAAAGAATAAAAATTTAGACGAAAACGTAAAAAAAGCTGCAAGTTCTATTTCTAACGAAGCAAAAGAAACCTTAGAAAATACAAAACATAAAGCCAGTGAATTTGCAGACACCGCAAAAGAAAAAACAACTGAGTTTGTAGAGGATGCTAAAGAAATTTTTGAAGAAGCAAAAGGAAAAGTAAATGAGCTTTTATCTGATGAAAACATAGAAAAAGTAAAACACAAAGCAGAAGATTACTCCGAAATTGCAAAACAAAAAACTAGTGAATTTACAGAAGATGCAAAAGAAACCTTTGAAGATATAAAAGAAAAAGGTTCTGAATTAGCTGGTGAAGCTGCAGAGCATTTAGCAGATTTTGCAGAAGACGCCAAAGAGGAGCTAACAGATATCAAAGAAAAATCGAAAAGCTTTTTACAACGATTATTCAAAAAATAATAAAGAAAAATAAGTATGCATTTTTTATCTGACTACCCTACTGAGATTTTAATCTTAGTATTTTTAATCATTACTTTCTTAATATCCGCATTTGAAAAAATGTTAGACTGGAAAGGAAATGTATCTTTTATAAAAGATCACTTTAAAAACTCTCCATTAAAAAGTAGTGTTCCTTTTTTATTAGCCATTTTATTAATCATAGAAATATTTGCTGTAGGATTTATGATTACCGGAGTCTATCAAATTTACACTTCGCAAGTAAAAGAAATTGCATTACTCGGAATACAGCTTTCTGCGATTAGTATAATTTTTATGCTTGTTGGGCAACGTCTTGCAAAAGATTATCCAGGAGCGATGTCTTTAGGTGTCTATTTTATCATTTCACTTTGTGGTGTCTATTTACTAAATAAGTAAAATTGATTTTTTTAAAAGATTCTATAAGTAATACCTATTAAAAAAGCTCTTAAAACAATCGTTTTAAGAGCTTTTTTAATTTAACCAAGGTATTTCTATTCTATTCCATACAAAGATTTAATAACTCTTTTTAAAATCGATTTCAGACACTTTTAAAGCATAAAAA
Proteins encoded in this region:
- the panB gene encoding 3-methyl-2-oxobutanoate hydroxymethyltransferase, with translation MSTAKKEYKKVTVKSLVDMKKNGEKISMLTAYDFTMAKILDGAGIDVLLVGDSASNVMAGHETTLPITLDQMIYHASSVVRAITRCLVVVDLPFGSYQSDPKEALRSAIRIMKESGGHSIKLEGGKEIKESIKRILNAGIPVMGHLGLTPQSIYKFGTYTVRAKEEEEAEQLMEDALMLERLGCFAVVLEKVPAKLAQEVAEAISIPVIGIGAGNGVDGQVLVTHDMLGMTHEFHPRFLRRYLDMHTEMTGAFQSYIGDVKSGDFPSDKEQY
- a CDS encoding four helix bundle protein yields the protein MHRYKDLKFWQLSRVFCNDIYIITKSFPIDEKFGLISQLRRAVVSIPSNNAEGAARSSNKDFKRFLRISLGSCYEIETQLLISFDLGFLEKEELEKLNNTLQQIIKMMSKFNSSLKI
- a CDS encoding 2-hydroxyacid dehydrogenase, which codes for MKILHLDSNHALLINQLNDLGYQNDEDYISSKEEIITKIHNYDGFIIRSRFSIDKAFLDKATNLKFIGRVGAGLENIDCAHAESKGIALIAAPEGNRNAVGEHSLGMLLSLFNKLNKADKEVRNGKWLREENRGIELDGRTVGLIGYGNMGKSFAKKLRGFDVEVLCYDIKPNVGNANCKQVSLTELQEKADVLSLHTPQTPLTENMINSDIINGFKKNFWLINTARGKSVVTKDLVSALKTGKISGAGLDVLEYEKASFENLFSDDKMPEAFQYLINSENVLLSPHVAGWTVESKERLAQTIVDKIKAKFC
- a CDS encoding DUF1801 domain-containing protein, which codes for MQPKIISPEDYINQALEERKESLNKLRKTILENLPNGFEEGIQYGMIAYYVPHSLYPKGYHCTPKEPLPFMSFASQKNSINLYHMGIYAVPEIYNWFVNEYPKHCKRKLDMGKSCIRFKKIEEIPFELISQLCQKITVDKWIEIYETNIKKN
- a CDS encoding VOC family protein is translated as MKNRVTGIGGIFFKSTDANAAKEWYKNHLGFDTDDWGCTFWWKDKNGNKCSTQWSPFAEDTKHFEPSKKDFMFNYRVENLVELIAELKKEGVTIVGEIQEYDYGKFGWILDNEGNKIELWEPIDEAFI
- a CDS encoding DoxX family protein, with product MHFLSDYPTEILILVFLIITFLISAFEKMLDWKGNVSFIKDHFKNSPLKSSVPFLLAILLIIEIFAVGFMITGVYQIYTSQVKEIALLGIQLSAISIIFMLVGQRLAKDYPGAMSLGVYFIISLCGVYLLNK